From Bacillus basilensis, a single genomic window includes:
- a CDS encoding DinB family protein: MNTFVKDKFYETRNQLFEEITLLSDTQFNRKPDKDKWSIAQVCHHLVLLDERVITVILSGLKKMDSFQNERKEIHTIVLDRSIKFIAPEMIEPSIEPFELLQMVDLLNDSRKELMRFLSTIEDESKLAKKSVMHPALGELLLDQWIELIYLHEQRHIEQIKEVKLLCEVEK; the protein is encoded by the coding sequence ATGAATACATTTGTAAAGGACAAGTTTTATGAAACGAGAAATCAATTATTTGAGGAAATTACTTTGTTAAGTGATACTCAATTTAATAGAAAACCAGATAAGGATAAATGGAGTATAGCACAAGTTTGTCATCACTTAGTTTTATTAGATGAGAGAGTTATAACGGTTATTTTGTCAGGATTAAAAAAGATGGATAGTTTCCAAAATGAGCGTAAAGAAATTCATACTATTGTATTAGATAGATCGATAAAATTTATAGCACCAGAAATGATTGAACCAAGTATAGAACCATTTGAATTGCTGCAAATGGTTGATTTGTTAAACGACTCTAGAAAAGAATTGATGCGTTTTCTGAGTACAATAGAAGATGAATCTAAATTGGCAAAAAAATCAGTGATGCATCCAGCTCTTGGAGAATTACTTCTTGATCAGTGGATAGAATTAATCTATTTGCATGAACAGCGTCATATAGAACAAATCAAAGAGGTAAAATTGCTTTGTGAAGTTGAAAAGTAA
- a CDS encoding M4 family metallopeptidase has product MKNKKTLTKVALTTGLALTAVAPYGVGHAEETDQLQVQIQEESFRSGELTQPSQKAPENVVKDALKEKTEQVLSPKQVNGETGVDYKVIQKRGSYDGTTLVRIQQTYEGKEVYGHQLTAHVDNNGVIKSVSGDSAQNLKQDELKKTINLSKDEAKQYIYTKYGNDINFISGPEVKEVIFVDENNGQASNAYQVTFEAATPNYVSGTYLVNAQNGDMLKNMVQESNLKASEKLVGALKKSKKSSLTSLTGTGKDDLGISRTFGISKQSNGKYALADYTRGQGIETYDVNYRDITKEESYYPGTLATSTSTAFNDPKAVSAHYLATKVFDFYKDKYKRNSFDNKGQKVVSVVHAWDSEDTNDPKNWQNALSANNGSMLVYGDPIVKAYDVAGHEFTHAVTSSESNLEYYGESGAINEALSDIMGTSIEKYVNNGSFNWTMGEQTGSVFRDMENPASVPSSLGVPYPDDYSEFNDFNGWDQGGVHFNSSIINKVAYLIAKGGTHNGVTVKGIGEDKMFDIFYYANTDELNMTSNFKELRSACIRVATNKYGANTAEVQAVQKAFDAAKIK; this is encoded by the coding sequence ATGAAAAACAAAAAGACGTTAACTAAGGTAGCATTAACAACAGGTTTAGCTTTAACAGCTGTAGCACCATATGGAGTAGGGCATGCAGAGGAAACAGATCAACTACAAGTTCAAATTCAGGAGGAATCGTTCCGTTCGGGTGAACTTACACAACCGTCACAAAAGGCACCAGAGAATGTAGTAAAAGATGCTCTTAAGGAGAAAACAGAACAAGTTCTATCACCAAAGCAAGTCAATGGAGAAACAGGAGTAGATTATAAAGTTATTCAAAAACGTGGTTCATATGATGGGACTACACTTGTACGTATACAGCAAACTTACGAAGGAAAAGAAGTATATGGTCATCAATTAACTGCACACGTAGATAATAACGGTGTTATTAAAAGTGTTTCAGGCGATAGCGCGCAAAATTTAAAACAAGACGAATTGAAAAAAACTATCAATCTATCAAAAGATGAAGCGAAACAATATATTTATACGAAGTACGGGAACGATATCAATTTTATTTCTGGGCCAGAAGTTAAGGAAGTTATTTTTGTTGATGAAAATAATGGACAAGCTAGCAATGCATACCAGGTTACATTTGAAGCTGCAACACCCAACTATGTTTCCGGAACTTATTTAGTAAATGCACAAAATGGTGATATGTTAAAAAATATGGTGCAAGAATCTAACTTGAAAGCAAGTGAAAAATTAGTTGGAGCTTTAAAGAAAAGTAAAAAAAGCAGTCTTACATCATTAACCGGAACAGGGAAAGATGATTTAGGTATATCACGTACATTTGGTATCTCAAAACAAAGTAATGGCAAGTATGCTCTTGCTGATTATACAAGAGGGCAAGGAATTGAAACATATGATGTGAATTACAGAGATATTACTAAAGAAGAAAGCTATTATCCTGGTACATTAGCAACTAGTACTTCGACAGCATTTAACGATCCCAAAGCAGTAAGTGCTCATTACTTAGCGACAAAAGTATTTGATTTTTATAAAGATAAATACAAGCGTAACAGCTTTGATAATAAGGGACAGAAGGTAGTTTCAGTTGTACACGCTTGGGATTCTGAAGATACGAATGATCCGAAAAATTGGCAGAATGCGTTAAGTGCTAATAATGGAAGTATGCTTGTATATGGAGATCCTATCGTCAAAGCGTATGACGTAGCTGGCCATGAATTTACACATGCTGTTACTTCTAGTGAATCTAATCTTGAATATTACGGTGAATCTGGTGCAATTAATGAGGCGCTATCTGATATTATGGGAACATCTATTGAGAAATACGTAAATAATGGAAGCTTTAACTGGACGATGGGAGAACAAACTGGATCTGTCTTCCGTGATATGGAAAACCCGGCTTCTGTTCCATCTTCACTTGGAGTACCTTATCCAGATGATTACAGTGAATTTAATGATTTTAATGGATGGGATCAAGGTGGCGTTCATTTTAATTCGAGCATTATTAATAAAGTTGCGTATCTCATTGCAAAAGGCGGAACTCATAACGGAGTAACTGTCAAAGGAATTGGTGAAGATAAAATGTTTGATATTTTCTATTATGCAAATACAGATGAGTTAAACATGACTTCTAATTTCAAAGAATTGAGATCAGCATGTATTCGAGTGGCAACTAATAAATATGGTGCGAATACAGCTGAAGTTCAAGCAGTTCAAAAAGCATTTGATGCAGCAAAAATTAAGTAA
- a CDS encoding bifunctional UDP-sugar hydrolase/5'-nucleotidase gives MQKMKWKNYVCYFIILMLLVTAVTAKPAISKAEESDVNITLLGTADIHGRFMPWDYALDGANMSGSLTQLYTVIKKVRQENPNTILVDAGDTIQGNSVELFNDKPQSPMMVAMNTMGYDAWAFGNHEFNFGLDTLKKVSEQYKGKTLAGNIYKENGERFLPAYTIVEKGGIKVGIIGMNTPMISDFEKGTDHLDGLVVKNPVEETKKAIKELEGKVDVMVGVMHMGLENENGIPGTGVQDIANACPELSAIFAAHMHKLVKKEVLNGVIITEPDKYGTHISRIDLTFTKQDGKLVLKDKTATAIPVKNTDGTTVVSDPTLEDTLTPFHEYARGDANVVVAQLKGRNLVPENEIKGIPSVQIQETPLSDFFHEVMLYYSKADVVAHQIDNDYARLDVGPIKKKDIAYNYQYALGEITVYKVTGKDLKDYMEWAAGYFNSSRAGDVTVSFDKTRRASKYSTNDFFGGVKYEIDLTKPYGSRITNLRSIRTNKPIKMSDVMTLGMNAYRMEALQAKGGALEGRKFEQIWSSKQENAFGETGGTIRNLAITYLKEVKNGVYTPKVMHNWKITGVNTHSSEHKAVVDLVNKGILEIPKTEDGKYTNIASINTKDSITKEEIVALSQKANINPNQFNHVKRKGEFYKKLSRIIK, from the coding sequence ATGCAAAAAATGAAATGGAAGAATTATGTATGCTATTTTATTATTCTTATGCTTCTTGTAACAGCAGTAACAGCCAAACCAGCTATTTCTAAGGCTGAGGAATCTGATGTTAATATTACATTGTTAGGTACGGCAGATATTCATGGTAGATTTATGCCTTGGGATTATGCACTTGATGGAGCAAATATGAGTGGAAGTTTGACACAGCTTTATACGGTTATAAAGAAGGTACGTCAAGAAAATCCAAATACCATATTAGTAGATGCCGGGGATACAATTCAAGGAAACTCAGTAGAATTATTCAATGATAAGCCACAATCGCCAATGATGGTAGCGATGAATACAATGGGATATGACGCCTGGGCATTTGGAAATCATGAATTCAACTTTGGATTAGATACATTGAAAAAAGTTAGTGAGCAATATAAGGGAAAGACGTTAGCAGGAAATATTTACAAGGAAAATGGAGAGCGTTTTCTTCCTGCATATACAATTGTTGAAAAAGGTGGAATTAAAGTCGGGATTATTGGTATGAATACACCAATGATTAGTGATTTTGAAAAAGGGACAGATCATTTGGATGGTTTGGTAGTGAAAAATCCAGTAGAAGAGACAAAGAAGGCCATTAAAGAATTAGAAGGTAAAGTAGATGTAATGGTAGGCGTTATGCATATGGGATTAGAAAATGAGAATGGGATCCCTGGTACTGGTGTTCAAGATATTGCGAATGCTTGTCCGGAACTAAGTGCTATTTTTGCAGCTCATATGCATAAACTTGTTAAAAAAGAAGTTTTAAATGGCGTTATTATTACAGAACCAGATAAATATGGAACACATATCTCGCGTATTGACCTTACTTTTACAAAACAAGATGGAAAGCTGGTTTTAAAAGATAAAACTGCTACAGCTATACCTGTAAAAAATACTGATGGAACAACAGTAGTATCTGATCCTACACTTGAAGACACACTGACACCTTTTCACGAGTATGCGAGGGGAGATGCAAATGTTGTAGTCGCTCAATTAAAGGGTAGAAACCTTGTTCCTGAAAATGAAATAAAGGGTATTCCAAGTGTGCAGATTCAAGAGACACCTTTATCAGATTTCTTTCATGAAGTCATGCTCTATTACAGCAAGGCAGATGTAGTAGCCCATCAAATTGATAACGACTATGCCCGTTTGGATGTAGGTCCTATTAAGAAGAAAGATATTGCATATAATTATCAATATGCATTGGGAGAAATTACAGTATATAAGGTAACTGGGAAAGATTTAAAAGACTACATGGAATGGGCGGCAGGATATTTTAACTCATCTCGTGCAGGAGATGTAACCGTTAGCTTTGATAAAACCCGCCGTGCGTCTAAATACAGTACGAATGATTTCTTTGGTGGCGTAAAATACGAAATTGACTTAACAAAACCATATGGAAGTAGAATTACAAATCTACGATCTATTCGTACAAATAAACCAATCAAAATGAGCGATGTTATGACACTGGGAATGAATGCATATAGAATGGAGGCTCTTCAGGCAAAAGGTGGAGCTTTAGAGGGGCGTAAGTTTGAACAAATTTGGTCATCTAAACAAGAGAATGCATTTGGAGAAACAGGTGGAACCATCCGTAACCTTGCTATTACATATTTAAAAGAGGTAAAGAATGGTGTATACACACCAAAAGTTATGCATAATTGGAAAATTACTGGCGTGAATACACATTCTTCAGAGCATAAGGCTGTAGTGGATCTTGTAAATAAAGGGATTTTAGAAATTCCAAAAACTGAAGATGGAAAATATACAAATATAGCATCTATAAATACTAAAGATTCAATTACAAAAGAAGAGATTGTAGCACTCTCACAAAAAGCTAATATTAATCCAAATCAATTTAATCATGTAAAAAGAAAAGGTGAATTTTACAAAAAACTTAGTAGGATAATTAAATAA